One window of the Balnearium lithotrophicum genome contains the following:
- the glmM gene encoding phosphoglucosamine mutase, with translation MKVKRKLFGTDGIRGIANRYPLTPEMVQKIGISYGVYLNAKFPERKNTVVVGKDTRLSSDMIKSALISGLTSAGVDVIDVGVVPTPAVSFFIDKGSLYGGVMVSASHNPYEYNGLKFFNEKGKKFSEAEEGGLELVVFNKYELPRADSDNIGRVFDGYNIVDAYKKHLESAGRYLAGLRIGIDCANGATFQIAPEVFNSLGAKVFTFNAEPDGKNINDGCGALYPEFIAEKVRELNLDMGFAYDGDGDRCIAVDEKGNVIDGDKIIGLLAMHYSDRSKDVVATVMSNVGLELFLKERGLNLYRTPVGDRFVAEKMEEVGALIGGEQSGHIIVGEFGKTGDGILTSVLIASIVKSLRKPMSEVFDLFKLYPQKLVNVRVRKKTPLENLENLQKVLKEVDEELKDRGRIVLRYSGTEPVLRIMVEADSEELIEKIINRIVEAIKSEGITD, from the coding sequence ATGAAAGTAAAGAGGAAACTCTTTGGAACCGATGGAATAAGGGGAATTGCAAACAGGTATCCCTTGACTCCTGAAATGGTTCAAAAGATAGGAATTTCCTACGGAGTTTACCTGAATGCAAAGTTTCCCGAGAGAAAGAACACCGTTGTTGTTGGAAAGGATACGAGGCTGTCGTCAGACATGATTAAATCGGCGCTCATCAGCGGATTAACTTCGGCCGGTGTTGATGTTATAGACGTTGGAGTAGTCCCGACTCCTGCAGTTTCGTTCTTTATAGATAAGGGCAGCCTCTACGGTGGAGTAATGGTCTCAGCTTCCCACAACCCTTACGAGTACAACGGACTAAAGTTCTTTAATGAGAAGGGAAAGAAGTTTTCAGAAGCTGAAGAGGGAGGATTGGAGCTTGTAGTTTTCAACAAGTACGAGCTTCCGAGGGCAGACTCGGACAACATAGGAAGGGTCTTTGACGGATACAACATTGTCGATGCCTACAAAAAACACCTTGAGTCTGCTGGAAGGTACTTAGCTGGGCTTAGAATTGGAATAGACTGTGCAAACGGGGCAACGTTTCAAATAGCTCCTGAGGTTTTCAACTCGTTAGGGGCAAAGGTCTTTACCTTCAACGCAGAGCCCGATGGAAAGAACATTAACGACGGATGTGGAGCTCTCTACCCCGAGTTTATAGCTGAAAAGGTAAGGGAGCTTAACCTTGACATGGGATTTGCCTACGATGGGGATGGAGACAGGTGTATAGCAGTTGATGAAAAGGGCAATGTAATTGACGGTGATAAAATAATTGGCCTTTTAGCAATGCATTACTCTGACAGGTCAAAGGACGTTGTTGCAACGGTTATGAGTAACGTAGGTCTGGAGCTTTTCCTGAAAGAACGTGGATTGAACCTCTACAGAACACCCGTAGGGGATAGGTTTGTAGCAGAGAAGATGGAGGAGGTTGGAGCTCTAATCGGTGGAGAGCAGTCCGGACACATAATCGTAGGGGAATTTGGAAAGACAGGTGACGGTATTCTAACCTCCGTTCTAATAGCCTCAATAGTTAAATCCTTGAGGAAACCTATGAGTGAAGTCTTTGACCTGTTTAAACTCTACCCTCAGAAACTCGTCAACGTTAGGGTGAGGAAGAAAACTCCCCTTGAAAACCTTGAGAATCTACAGAAGGTTCTGAAGGAGGTTGATGAGGAGCTTAAAGATAGGGGAAGGATTGTTCTAAGGTACTCTGGAACGGAACCTGTCTTGAGAATTATGGTAGAGGCTGACTCAGAGGAGCTTATTGAAAAAATAATAAATAGGATTGTTGAAGCAATTAAAAGTGAGGGAATAACAGATTAG
- a CDS encoding DUF3857 domain-containing protein: MKTLLTALIFTLSTFIGSFAGDNYGALILYDRCYVKFLPDGRKIWREEKAVKITGKRGIKDFGEIVIPFSTEHQKLKVLYAYTVTPDGKIVKPNKKAFNVVYPPFVSEAPIYSDLKYQTISMPAVSKGAIIKYAYEIKTVKPYMKNQFWETNYFQDEYPIEEATFTVEIPKGKYFKYKTYNFEKKPTESERGKFIELRWSLKNIPPIDREPNMPPFEELAKRVSITSLKSWKQVSEWYSKLAKEAVKPDKLVRETALRVTKGKKTEEEKIRAIYNFVSQNIRYVGMEFGINGYKPHKASEVLKNRYGDCKDHATLLVSMLKAVGIKAYPVLIPTLSRANMDVEMPMPTAFNHEIAAVKFKGKWFFMDTTSDFVPFGLLPPGDQGRNVLIVDVEKGNGFVERTPVFPPETNVEGFKGHFELKPFGKLEGDFKFIYTGVYGIFERARLNTSTKRQIKRHVEELAAKVSPGFDVEKYKLSNFKDLNSNGVWIEISGEDRNYGTITSHYLLAKFPAPDYSRLITLVAPKKRKYPYVVGYKMEKVSNVELQLPKGYSLYLKPENYSFKNRVGEFSIRWKVKGRSLKMESRMVLKKRIVPTDEYGDLRELFNTAVKTLRNQIVVLRKE, from the coding sequence ATGAAGACGCTTCTAACCGCCCTAATTTTTACCCTTTCTACGTTTATTGGCTCCTTTGCAGGAGATAACTACGGAGCTCTCATCCTCTACGACAGGTGCTACGTGAAATTCCTTCCCGATGGAAGAAAAATCTGGAGGGAGGAAAAGGCTGTAAAAATAACGGGAAAGAGGGGAATTAAGGACTTTGGAGAGATAGTAATTCCATTTTCGACAGAACACCAGAAATTGAAGGTTCTCTACGCATACACTGTTACTCCAGATGGAAAAATTGTCAAACCTAACAAAAAAGCCTTCAACGTTGTATATCCACCGTTTGTCTCCGAAGCTCCCATATACTCAGACCTGAAGTACCAAACAATATCAATGCCTGCAGTTTCAAAGGGAGCAATTATCAAGTACGCCTACGAGATTAAGACAGTTAAACCTTACATGAAAAATCAATTTTGGGAGACAAACTACTTTCAGGATGAGTATCCCATAGAGGAGGCAACGTTTACCGTTGAAATTCCTAAGGGTAAGTACTTTAAGTACAAGACTTACAACTTTGAGAAAAAGCCAACAGAAAGTGAAAGGGGAAAGTTTATAGAGCTCCGCTGGAGTCTAAAAAACATTCCACCAATAGACAGGGAACCCAACATGCCCCCCTTTGAGGAGCTTGCAAAGAGGGTATCAATAACCTCCCTTAAGAGCTGGAAGCAGGTTTCAGAGTGGTACTCCAAACTTGCTAAGGAAGCAGTAAAACCCGATAAACTCGTCAGGGAAACTGCCCTTAGAGTTACAAAAGGAAAAAAAACAGAGGAGGAAAAAATAAGGGCAATATACAACTTTGTGTCTCAGAACATTAGATACGTCGGGATGGAGTTTGGAATAAACGGTTATAAACCCCACAAGGCATCAGAGGTTTTGAAGAACAGGTACGGGGACTGTAAGGACCACGCTACACTCTTAGTCTCAATGCTTAAAGCTGTTGGAATAAAGGCTTACCCTGTCCTAATTCCTACACTGAGCAGGGCTAACATGGACGTTGAGATGCCGATGCCAACCGCATTCAACCACGAGATTGCAGCTGTAAAGTTCAAAGGGAAGTGGTTCTTTATGGACACAACCTCAGACTTTGTTCCCTTCGGACTTCTACCTCCAGGAGACCAGGGAAGGAACGTTTTAATAGTTGACGTTGAAAAGGGAAATGGATTTGTAGAGAGGACTCCAGTTTTCCCTCCTGAAACCAACGTTGAGGGATTCAAGGGACATTTTGAACTTAAACCTTTCGGAAAGTTAGAAGGAGACTTTAAGTTTATCTATACAGGAGTTTACGGTATATTCGAAAGGGCAAGGCTTAACACTTCAACAAAAAGGCAGATAAAGAGACACGTAGAGGAATTAGCTGCAAAGGTCTCCCCTGGATTCGATGTTGAAAAGTACAAACTGTCCAACTTTAAGGACCTGAACAGTAATGGAGTTTGGATTGAAATTTCTGGTGAGGACAGAAACTACGGAACGATAACATCCCACTACCTCCTTGCAAAGTTTCCGGCTCCTGACTACAGCAGGCTTATAACGTTGGTTGCTCCTAAAAAGAGAAAGTACCCTTACGTTGTGGGGTACAAGATGGAGAAGGTTTCAAACGTTGAACTTCAACTTCCTAAAGGTTATTCACTCTACTTAAAACCTGAAAACTACAGCTTTAAGAACAGAGTAGGTGAGTTCTCAATAAGGTGGAAAGTAAAGGGTAGAAGTTTGAAAATGGAATCAAGGATGGTTCTAAAGAAGAGAATCGTTCCAACTGATGAGTACGGGGATTTGAGGGAGCTCTTCAACACTGCAGTAAAAACACTGAGAAATCAGATTGTTGTCTTGAGGAAGGAGTAA
- the tsaD gene encoding tRNA (adenosine(37)-N6)-threonylcarbamoyltransferase complex transferase subunit TsaD translates to MIVLGIDTSCDDTSVAVYDAKENRILSNIVSSQYEFHIPFGGVVPEIAARKHAENIDVVFEEALKVAGVEVKDLELITVTRFPGLLPALLVGLTFGKGISYCSGLPFKGVHHIEAHLLSPFIGKEPEYPFLGLVVSGGHTLLVLAGGLGRYRVVGKTLDDAVGEAYDKVAKMLNLGYPGGPVIDRIYREFKGDYLQLPKPKVKGLNYSFSGIKTAVKRLVEKGYPKEQIAASFQKTAVEYLVGKLKKALKEFGIRRIAVSGGVSANSLLREKLEELSEKGYEVLLPDLSYTSDNGAMVAYVGYRRFLLEGGDELTVGALPRLSLEEVNVEG, encoded by the coding sequence GTGATAGTTTTGGGAATAGATACCTCCTGTGATGATACGTCTGTTGCCGTTTACGATGCTAAGGAAAACAGGATTTTGAGCAACATTGTCTCTTCTCAGTACGAGTTCCACATCCCCTTTGGAGGGGTTGTTCCCGAGATTGCTGCAAGAAAACATGCTGAGAACATAGATGTTGTCTTTGAGGAGGCTCTAAAGGTTGCAGGTGTGGAAGTTAAGGATTTAGAGCTGATAACTGTCACAAGGTTTCCTGGCCTCCTTCCGGCCCTCCTCGTCGGTTTAACTTTCGGAAAGGGTATCTCTTACTGCTCGGGTCTGCCATTTAAGGGCGTTCACCACATAGAGGCTCACCTCCTATCCCCTTTTATAGGAAAGGAGCCTGAGTATCCGTTTTTAGGACTCGTTGTAAGCGGGGGGCACACTCTTTTAGTCCTTGCAGGGGGGCTTGGAAGGTACAGGGTTGTCGGAAAGACCTTGGACGATGCAGTTGGAGAGGCCTACGATAAGGTTGCAAAGATGCTTAATTTAGGTTATCCAGGAGGTCCCGTAATAGACAGAATTTACAGAGAGTTTAAGGGAGACTACCTCCAACTTCCTAAACCAAAGGTCAAGGGGCTCAACTACAGCTTCAGTGGAATAAAGACTGCAGTCAAGAGGTTAGTTGAGAAGGGGTATCCTAAGGAACAGATTGCTGCTTCGTTTCAGAAAACTGCTGTTGAATACTTAGTTGGAAAGTTAAAAAAGGCCTTAAAAGAGTTTGGGATAAGAAGAATTGCCGTTTCCGGGGGAGTCTCTGCAAATTCCCTCTTGAGAGAGAAGTTGGAAGAGCTTTCAGAAAAGGGGTACGAGGTTTTACTTCCCGACCTTTCGTACACATCTGACAATGGTGCAATGGTTGCCTACGTTGGATACAGGAGGTTTCTCCTTGAGGGTGGAGACGAGCTCACAGTCGGAGCTCTCCCAAGACTCTCGTTAGAGGAAGTAAACGTTGAAGGGTAG
- a CDS encoding GIY-YIG nuclease family protein — MKGSYCLIFEVKSDLNVEVRNGRAFQLKRGIYVYCGSAFGSGGLKRRVLRHMKKDKKRHWHIDFLTTKDETEFIGVWIFEGKRFECKLAKEVSAVGEAVLGFGSTDCKCESHLFKLEDVNPIEEIFKGLDGKFLKPEEVEKYGV, encoded by the coding sequence TTGAAGGGTAGCTACTGTCTAATCTTTGAGGTTAAAAGTGACCTAAATGTAGAGGTTAGAAACGGCAGGGCTTTTCAGTTAAAGAGGGGAATTTACGTTTACTGCGGCTCTGCCTTTGGAAGTGGCGGATTAAAAAGGAGAGTTCTAAGACACATGAAAAAGGATAAGAAGAGGCACTGGCACATAGATTTTTTAACTACAAAGGATGAAACAGAGTTTATTGGAGTCTGGATATTTGAGGGAAAGAGGTTTGAGTGTAAACTTGCAAAAGAGGTTTCTGCCGTTGGAGAGGCCGTCTTAGGGTTTGGCTCAACCGACTGTAAATGTGAAAGCCACCTTTTTAAATTAGAGGACGTAAATCCAATTGAGGAAATTTTTAAAGGACTTGACGGTAAATTTCTAAAACCTGAAGAGGTGGAAAAGTATGGAGTTTAA
- the trpD gene encoding anthranilate phosphoribosyltransferase — MEFKNLLNRLVEKENLTEKESSNLFNQIMEGKLTDVQIAGILVALRAKGETVDEIAGATRVMREKSRKVPLSEDLRKRLVDTCGTGGDLKGTFNISTTVALVVASCGVPVAKHGNRSVSSRCGSADILESFGVKIDLEPEKVARCIEELGFGFMFAPKFHPAMASVARPRRELGIRTIFNLLGPMTNPAGALRQLMGVYSENLTEKLAEVLLKLGTKRAFIVHGKDGTDEITISDLTKVTEIKDGEIKSYVISPEDFGLRRAPFSEIKGGETLEENREIVRRILTGEEKGAKRDVVALNSAFALLAGDRVKSVEEGMELSVRAMEEGKPYELLCRLVKLTNEL, encoded by the coding sequence ATGGAGTTTAAAAACCTATTAAACAGGTTAGTTGAGAAGGAAAACTTAACTGAGAAGGAGAGCTCCAACCTATTCAATCAAATAATGGAAGGGAAACTGACCGACGTTCAGATTGCCGGTATCTTGGTTGCCCTCAGGGCTAAGGGAGAGACCGTTGATGAGATAGCCGGGGCAACGAGAGTAATGAGGGAAAAGAGCAGAAAGGTTCCTCTCTCAGAGGATTTAAGGAAGAGGTTGGTTGATACCTGCGGAACGGGAGGGGATTTAAAGGGAACGTTCAACATCTCAACAACTGTTGCTTTAGTCGTTGCATCCTGCGGTGTTCCTGTGGCAAAACACGGAAACAGGTCAGTTTCAAGTAGGTGCGGAAGTGCAGATATTTTGGAGAGCTTTGGAGTAAAGATAGACCTTGAACCTGAGAAGGTAGCAAGGTGTATTGAGGAGTTGGGATTTGGATTTATGTTTGCTCCAAAGTTCCACCCTGCAATGGCCTCTGTTGCAAGGCCGAGAAGGGAGTTAGGTATAAGGACAATCTTTAACCTCCTTGGCCCTATGACAAATCCTGCTGGAGCTCTGAGACAGCTGATGGGAGTTTACAGTGAAAACCTAACCGAGAAGCTCGCAGAGGTTCTTTTAAAACTCGGAACGAAGAGGGCCTTTATAGTTCACGGAAAGGACGGAACTGACGAGATAACGATAAGCGACCTGACAAAGGTTACGGAGATAAAGGACGGGGAGATAAAGAGCTACGTGATTTCTCCAGAGGACTTTGGTTTAAGGAGAGCTCCCTTTTCGGAAATAAAAGGTGGAGAAACGTTGGAGGAGAACAGGGAGATTGTAAGGAGAATCCTAACTGGAGAGGAGAAAGGAGCTAAGAGGGACGTAGTGGCCCTTAACTCGGCCTTTGCTCTCCTTGCAGGAGATAGGGTTAAAAGCGTTGAGGAGGGAATGGAGCTCTCTGTAAGAGCAATGGAGGAAGGAAAACCTTACGAGCTCCTCTGTAGACTTGTTAAGTTGACAAATGAGCTTTAA
- the ftsY gene encoding signal recognition particle-docking protein FtsY, protein MFKFFKRKPKIEDELKENPNQPEKWLKLAEENERRAPEALKNALLYSNGELIEEVSKILRNLALYREIEPYLTEIEEKLGKDYSSFLKGLIEEYRGNFQKARNLYDVAKNSQNEKLSFLSNYHIANLYIKEGLYDLAYKALKEIEDKVPESYSFEYMVKKRELEEKLGIGGSKIIKSFKEGLKKTRDALGLSQLSGRNVDESLFEELEERLILADVGVKTTLELIDYLKKEAKRRKIKKSDELLELLKEKIKEMLRTCKGELNLNEKPSVILVLGVNGVGKTTTIGKLAKQLKDKEYSVVLAAADTFRAAAIEQLEVWAERAGVRIVKGQEGTDPAAVVYDAIQSIKAKGEDVLIVDTAGRLHNKERLMREIHKIKKVIGREFPGQPAEILLVLDANTGQNAISQAKAFKEITDVTGIALTKLDGTAKGGIVIAICNDLKVPIKFVGIGEKIEDLRKFDPEEFTEALFSE, encoded by the coding sequence ATGTTCAAATTCTTTAAGAGAAAGCCAAAGATTGAAGATGAGCTTAAGGAGAATCCAAACCAGCCTGAGAAGTGGTTAAAACTTGCAGAGGAGAATGAAAGGAGAGCTCCAGAGGCATTAAAAAATGCCCTTTTATACAGCAACGGTGAACTCATTGAGGAAGTTTCCAAAATATTGAGAAACTTAGCCCTCTACAGGGAGATAGAGCCATACCTAACTGAAATAGAGGAGAAACTCGGAAAGGATTACAGTTCATTTCTAAAGGGACTAATTGAGGAGTACAGGGGAAACTTTCAGAAGGCCAGAAACCTGTACGATGTAGCTAAAAACAGTCAGAACGAAAAGCTCTCATTTCTCTCAAACTACCACATTGCAAATCTCTACATAAAAGAAGGTCTCTACGACCTTGCCTATAAGGCTCTCAAGGAGATAGAGGATAAGGTTCCAGAGAGCTACTCCTTCGAGTACATGGTTAAAAAGAGGGAACTTGAAGAGAAGTTAGGGATAGGCGGTTCAAAGATAATAAAGAGCTTTAAAGAGGGACTCAAAAAGACAAGGGATGCCCTTGGCCTTTCCCAGTTATCCGGCAGGAATGTGGACGAGAGTCTGTTTGAGGAGTTAGAGGAGAGGTTGATTCTTGCAGACGTTGGAGTGAAGACAACCCTCGAGCTTATCGATTATCTAAAAAAAGAGGCAAAGAGGAGAAAGATTAAAAAGTCGGATGAGCTTTTGGAGCTCCTAAAGGAGAAAATAAAGGAGATGCTAAGAACCTGCAAAGGGGAGCTTAATTTAAATGAAAAGCCTTCAGTCATTTTGGTTCTTGGTGTAAACGGCGTTGGAAAGACGACAACAATAGGAAAACTGGCAAAGCAGTTAAAGGACAAGGAATACTCAGTTGTCCTTGCCGCAGCAGATACCTTTAGAGCTGCAGCAATCGAGCAGTTAGAGGTCTGGGCAGAAAGGGCTGGAGTCAGAATTGTTAAGGGGCAGGAAGGAACGGACCCTGCAGCTGTTGTCTACGATGCAATTCAGAGTATAAAGGCAAAGGGAGAGGATGTCTTAATCGTCGACACTGCAGGAAGGCTCCACAACAAGGAAAGGCTCATGAGGGAAATTCACAAGATAAAGAAGGTTATTGGAAGGGAATTTCCCGGTCAGCCTGCAGAGATTTTATTGGTCTTGGATGCAAATACCGGTCAGAATGCAATCTCACAGGCAAAGGCATTCAAGGAGATAACCGACGTTACAGGAATAGCCCTGACAAAGTTGGATGGAACTGCAAAGGGGGGAATCGTAATAGCAATCTGCAACGACTTGAAGGTTCCAATTAAGTTTGTAGGAATAGGCGAAAAGATTGAGGACCTGAGAAAGTTTGACCCGGAGGAGTTTACAGAAGCCCTTTTTTCAGAGTAG